The following are encoded in a window of Roseibaca calidilacus genomic DNA:
- a CDS encoding ATP-binding protein, producing the protein MTLDPVMSAERTRKLVDDLRAKPAETTWIEFKENNADGPLIGKLISALSNAARLADQHFAYVVWGVRDGDHAVVGTVFEPTVKKEKGQPLELWIANHLSPSIEFRFEEVDHVAGRLILLTIPAAATAPVEFDRTAYLRIGSATPRLSDHPERLRALWAKLQPYAWETGVAAQFLTGDEVLTCLNYANYFDLTAQPLPDNRKGIFDKLLADRLIQKDVGDRWNITNLGAILYAKKLADFGPSVERKGVRFVAYAGTGRADAVNHRQDGQRGYAAGFQGLVDYIDGLLPRNELIGKAFREERPLYPSIAIRELIANALIHQDMTITGAGPLIELFSDRMEITNPGAPLVSPDRFLDSPPRSRNEALASLMRRMKLCEEQGTGIDKVISAVELHQLPPPDFRMEGDAVRVVLFAPRRFADMTPEEAVRACYQHAALKYVGGQKMTNATLRERLGIDDQNAAQASRVIRATLDSGLIRPADAERPRAGYVPSWA; encoded by the coding sequence ATGACGCTTGACCCAGTCATGAGTGCGGAACGCACCCGCAAGCTGGTGGACGATCTGCGCGCCAAGCCAGCGGAAACCACCTGGATCGAGTTCAAGGAAAACAATGCCGACGGACCATTGATCGGCAAGTTGATCTCGGCCTTGTCCAACGCTGCACGGCTGGCCGATCAGCACTTCGCCTATGTGGTCTGGGGGGTGAGAGACGGTGATCATGCGGTTGTCGGCACGGTTTTTGAGCCGACAGTGAAGAAGGAGAAGGGGCAGCCGCTCGAGTTGTGGATTGCGAACCACCTGTCACCAAGCATCGAGTTCCGTTTCGAAGAAGTCGATCACGTTGCGGGGCGCCTGATCCTGCTGACCATTCCCGCCGCCGCAACCGCCCCGGTAGAATTCGACCGCACAGCCTATTTGCGCATCGGCAGCGCAACGCCGCGCCTTTCTGATCATCCGGAACGCCTGCGCGCGCTTTGGGCAAAGTTGCAGCCTTACGCTTGGGAGACTGGGGTGGCGGCGCAGTTTTTGACCGGTGACGAGGTTTTGACGTGTTTGAACTACGCCAACTATTTCGATCTCACCGCCCAGCCCTTGCCGGATAACCGAAAAGGGATTTTCGATAAGTTGTTGGCCGATCGCCTTATTCAGAAGGATGTAGGCGACAGGTGGAATATCACCAATCTAGGTGCGATCCTGTATGCTAAAAAGCTTGCCGATTTCGGTCCATCTGTAGAACGCAAAGGCGTCCGGTTCGTAGCTTATGCTGGCACCGGACGAGCTGATGCTGTGAACCACCGCCAGGATGGCCAGCGCGGCTATGCAGCGGGATTTCAAGGGCTGGTGGATTACATCGACGGCCTTCTGCCTCGCAACGAACTGATCGGAAAAGCATTCCGCGAGGAGCGACCACTTTACCCGTCGATAGCGATCCGCGAATTGATCGCCAACGCATTGATCCACCAAGACATGACAATCACCGGTGCGGGACCACTCATCGAGTTGTTCAGTGATCGAATGGAGATCACGAACCCGGGCGCCCCCTTGGTCAGCCCCGACCGGTTTTTGGACTCGCCGCCGCGTTCCCGAAATGAAGCCCTTGCGTCATTGATGCGGCGGATGAAGCTTTGCGAAGAACAAGGCACCGGCATCGACAAGGTGATCTCGGCAGTTGAGCTACACCAGTTGCCACCACCGGATTTCCGCATGGAGGGAGACGCCGTGCGCGTGGTTCTGTTTGCACCACGCCGATTTGCGGACATGACACCGGAAGAAGCCGTGCGAGCGTGTTACCAACATGCCGCGCTCAAATACGTAGGCGGTCAGAAGATGACGAACGCGACACTTCGGGAGCGGCTTGGCATCGACGACCAGAACGCTGCACAGGCGTCACGGGTTATTCGCGCAACGCTGGATTCTGGTCTGATCCGTCCTGCGGATGCTGAACGCCCTCGTGCTGGCTATGTCCCGTCGTGGGCGTGA
- a CDS encoding class I SAM-dependent DNA methyltransferase, whose product MNAVEIEQAVSELAEQPFNAAEFPYAFLLAFGNKDTTIKRLRDGASNKSDIGGVLQTSNIHLKTCAPGDIAATLTALRDSPATTRAKAKFILATDGTDLEAEDIITGETIACRYTDFPNHFGFFLPLAGISTVKQIRESAFDIRATSRLNRLYVELIKGNPDWGSADKRQDMNHFMARLIFCFFAEDTDICVSDNLFTATIDQMTNRDGSNTHEVIGEIFRAMNTAIPKRAEARLPRWADAFPYVNGGLFSGSTEVPRFSKIAQRYLSHIGSLDWTQINPDIFGSMIQAVADEEERSVLGMHYTSVPNILKVLNPLFLDDLRAELEAAGDNARKLANLRARMAKIRVFDPACGSGNFLVIAYKEMRALEYEINKRRGEPLRRSDIPLTNYRGIELRDFSAEIARLALIIAEYQCDVTYRGQKEALAEFLPLDAQNWITCGNALRLDWLSICPPTGTGVKFQADDLFMSPLDQAQIDFANEGGETYICGNPPYRGSKWQSPEQKEDMVVAWAKHSKLAKTTDFVAGWIAKYLDYVQAVPNAVAAFVTTNSICQGQQASEIWPVAFKRGTEIRFAHVPFKWSNLASHNAGVTVIIVGLAQSSTGPKLLYDGETVRECVGIGPYLVPNQLAAIVKSNEPLGQQAKMLFGNMPRDGGHLFLSSEEAFELRKDTSIAHMVRHFVGSEELINGKQRYCLWIEADEVEIAQRNAFIADRLNKVAANRLESPAQSTKEFSNKPYRFVQIAGRSEQNAIVVPRVSSENRDFLPVDYLTSDFIIGDRNFALYDAPLWNMALIASRLHWVWIGTVCVRMRTDFSYSNTLGWNTFPVPKLTEKNRADLTAAAEGILLAREAHFPATIADLYDPEKMPEGLRAAHDHNDEVLERIYIGRRFRNDTERLEKLFEMYTRMTTKVAV is encoded by the coding sequence TTGAACGCTGTTGAAATCGAACAAGCCGTTTCAGAACTTGCCGAGCAGCCGTTTAACGCGGCCGAGTTCCCCTATGCCTTTCTTCTGGCCTTCGGCAACAAGGACACCACCATAAAGCGCCTGCGCGATGGAGCGTCCAACAAGTCCGACATTGGCGGCGTCCTGCAGACCAGCAACATCCACCTGAAAACCTGTGCGCCGGGCGACATCGCGGCAACCCTCACTGCGCTGCGCGACAGCCCCGCCACCACCCGCGCCAAGGCGAAGTTCATCCTCGCCACCGATGGTACTGACCTTGAGGCCGAGGATATCATCACCGGCGAGACCATCGCCTGCCGCTACACCGATTTCCCCAACCATTTCGGCTTCTTCCTGCCGCTCGCCGGTATCTCCACCGTCAAGCAGATCCGCGAAAGCGCCTTTGACATCCGCGCGACCAGCCGCCTCAACCGGCTTTACGTCGAGCTGATCAAGGGCAACCCTGACTGGGGCAGCGCCGACAAACGCCAAGACATGAACCACTTCATGGCGCGGCTGATCTTCTGCTTCTTCGCCGAAGACACTGACATCTGCGTCAGCGACAACCTGTTCACCGCCACCATCGACCAGATGACCAACCGTGACGGGTCGAACACGCACGAAGTGATTGGCGAAATCTTCAGGGCCATGAACACGGCCATCCCCAAACGGGCCGAGGCCAGGCTGCCCCGCTGGGCAGATGCCTTTCCCTATGTGAACGGCGGGCTGTTCTCGGGCAGCACCGAGGTCCCGCGCTTTTCCAAGATCGCGCAGCGCTACCTGTCCCATATCGGCAGCCTCGACTGGACGCAGATCAACCCCGACATTTTTGGCTCCATGATCCAGGCCGTCGCGGATGAAGAGGAACGCTCGGTCCTCGGCATGCACTACACCTCGGTGCCGAACATCCTGAAGGTGCTGAACCCGCTCTTCCTTGATGATCTGCGCGCCGAGCTGGAGGCGGCGGGCGACAACGCGCGCAAGCTGGCCAATCTGCGCGCGCGCATGGCCAAGATCCGCGTCTTCGATCCCGCCTGCGGGTCGGGCAACTTCCTTGTCATCGCCTACAAGGAAATGCGCGCGCTGGAGTATGAGATCAACAAGCGGCGGGGCGAGCCGCTGCGCCGCAGCGACATTCCCCTGACCAACTATCGCGGGATCGAGTTGCGGGATTTCTCGGCCGAGATCGCGCGGCTGGCGCTGATCATCGCGGAATACCAGTGCGACGTGACCTATCGCGGCCAGAAAGAAGCCCTCGCAGAATTCCTGCCGCTGGACGCGCAGAACTGGATCACCTGCGGCAACGCCCTGCGGCTGGACTGGCTGTCCATCTGCCCGCCCACGGGGACGGGGGTGAAGTTTCAGGCTGATGACCTGTTCATGTCGCCGCTGGATCAGGCGCAGATCGACTTCGCGAACGAGGGGGGTGAGACCTATATCTGCGGGAACCCGCCTTACCGTGGAAGCAAGTGGCAATCGCCGGAGCAAAAAGAGGACATGGTGGTGGCATGGGCCAAGCACTCCAAGCTGGCAAAGACCACAGATTTTGTAGCGGGCTGGATCGCTAAGTATTTGGATTATGTCCAAGCGGTTCCCAACGCTGTGGCGGCTTTCGTGACCACAAACAGTATTTGCCAAGGTCAACAGGCGTCTGAAATATGGCCGGTCGCCTTCAAGCGAGGCACCGAAATCCGTTTTGCCCATGTTCCCTTCAAGTGGAGCAATTTGGCTAGCCACAATGCAGGGGTGACAGTGATTATCGTTGGGCTTGCGCAGTCGTCGACAGGCCCAAAGTTACTCTATGACGGAGAAACAGTGCGCGAATGTGTGGGCATTGGACCTTATTTGGTTCCTAACCAACTGGCGGCAATTGTTAAATCTAACGAACCTCTTGGGCAACAAGCCAAAATGTTGTTCGGCAATATGCCTCGTGATGGCGGCCACCTTTTCCTAAGTTCAGAAGAAGCCTTTGAACTCCGAAAGGACACCAGCATTGCGCACATGGTTCGTCACTTTGTGGGTTCCGAAGAGCTAATAAACGGCAAACAGCGTTACTGCCTGTGGATCGAAGCTGACGAGGTTGAAATCGCACAACGCAATGCGTTCATCGCGGATCGCCTGAATAAAGTCGCAGCAAATCGATTAGAGTCGCCTGCGCAATCAACGAAGGAATTTTCCAACAAACCCTATCGCTTCGTCCAGATTGCTGGTCGCTCTGAACAAAACGCAATTGTTGTCCCGCGCGTTTCATCCGAAAATCGTGATTTTCTACCAGTGGATTATCTCACAAGCGATTTTATCATTGGCGACCGGAACTTTGCCCTCTACGACGCCCCACTTTGGAACATGGCGCTGATCGCCTCGCGCCTGCATTGGGTCTGGATCGGCACGGTCTGCGTGCGGATGCGGACCGACTTCAGCTACTCCAACACCCTCGGCTGGAACACCTTCCCCGTCCCCAAATTAACTGAAAAGAACCGCGCCGACCTGACAGCGGCGGCGGAAGGCATCCTTCTGGCCCGCGAGGCGCATTTCCCCGCCACCATCGCCGACCTCTACGACCCCGAAAAAATGCCCGAGGGCCTCCGCGCCGCGCATGACCACAACGACGAGGTGCTGGAACGCATCTACATCGGCCGCCGCTTCCGCAACGACACCGAACGGCTGGAAAAACTGTTCGAGATGTACACGAGGATGACCACGAAGGTGGCGGTATGA
- a CDS encoding DUF2726 domain-containing protein gives MELTPGTFVLIAFAVALVVILAAFISRKGVFAPPFERRPLMNQTELRLFKMLRAELPAGWCVTCQVAYGAFLRNKSYKRYMSINSKRADFVLLDADLNIALVIEYQGKGHFGNSRDSRARAEKSDTVKRQALREAGIELVELPAKFDRDMVAEMVRGLVLQDSAGS, from the coding sequence ATGGAATTGACACCCGGCACATTTGTGCTGATCGCATTCGCGGTTGCCCTTGTCGTGATCCTCGCGGCGTTCATTTCCCGCAAGGGCGTCTTCGCGCCCCCGTTTGAACGCCGCCCCCTCATGAACCAGACGGAATTGCGGCTCTTCAAGATGCTGCGCGCGGAACTGCCTGCCGGCTGGTGCGTGACGTGCCAGGTCGCCTACGGGGCGTTCCTGCGCAATAAGAGCTATAAGCGCTACATGAGCATCAACTCAAAACGCGCGGATTTCGTGTTGCTGGACGCTGATCTGAATATCGCCCTGGTGATCGAGTATCAGGGCAAAGGCCATTTCGGGAACAGCCGCGACAGCCGCGCACGTGCCGAGAAAAGCGATACCGTCAAGCGGCAGGCACTGCGAGAGGCAGGGATTGAACTCGTCGAACTGCCCGCGAAATTTGATCGCGACATGGTGGCGGAAATGGTGCGGGGGCTGGTTTTGCAAGACAGTGCTGGATCGTAG
- a CDS encoding type IV secretion system protein → MGIVSWIVGSVEGYLATAGETAFGALLGAVGTIGMAMATLAVVFVALNAMLQVKSIDLRTAVMLGVKLALVGIFARNWAEFNSVTNAIVGGSEHLAGVIVGAAGGLGDGSAGHFAQQFDAIISDLIDTANNIGSAMNWVGGAFFTTIAFIILAAMGAAAGLMIVFAKLMITFYVSIAPIMITMSLLNATKDYFQNWLTGIISYAFYPIVIAAVFSVIISMSDQMASNVNSGDLATLGQAIPFFAMIIMAFFAIFLIPVIMRQITGNIQLTSAMSGPMAALGTLSAARMAGLMGRPGPVQPAGPGAGGATRGPGGSPGTASAAATRMARSARLTGR, encoded by the coding sequence ATGGGCATTGTCTCCTGGATTGTCGGTTCGGTCGAAGGCTATCTCGCCACTGCAGGTGAGACGGCTTTCGGGGCCTTGCTCGGCGCTGTCGGCACGATCGGCATGGCGATGGCAACGCTGGCCGTGGTGTTTGTCGCGCTCAATGCGATGCTGCAGGTCAAATCCATCGATCTGCGCACGGCCGTCATGCTGGGGGTCAAACTTGCTCTTGTCGGGATCTTTGCCCGCAACTGGGCCGAGTTCAATTCCGTGACCAATGCCATTGTCGGTGGCTCGGAACACCTTGCCGGCGTGATCGTCGGCGCGGCGGGCGGGCTCGGCGATGGGTCTGCCGGCCATTTCGCGCAGCAATTTGATGCAATCATTTCTGACTTGATCGACACCGCAAACAACATCGGCAGCGCAATGAATTGGGTCGGCGGGGCGTTTTTCACGACAATCGCCTTCATCATCCTTGCCGCCATGGGCGCGGCGGCTGGCCTGATGATCGTTTTCGCCAAGCTGATGATCACCTTCTATGTCAGCATCGCACCGATCATGATCACCATGTCCCTCCTGAACGCCACGAAAGACTATTTCCAGAACTGGCTCACCGGGATCATCAGCTATGCCTTCTACCCGATCGTGATTGCTGCCGTCTTCTCGGTCATCATCTCGATGAGCGACCAGATGGCCAGCAATGTGAATTCCGGCGATCTCGCGACCCTCGGTCAGGCCATCCCCTTCTTTGCCATGATCATCATGGCTTTTTTCGCGATATTCCTGATCCCCGTGATCATGCGCCAAATCACCGGAAATATTCAGCTGACATCTGCAATGAGCGGACCCATGGCCGCCCTCGGCACCCTCTCCGCCGCCCGCATGGCTGGACTTATGGGCCGGCCCGGGCCAGTGCAGCCCGCAGGCCCCGGCGCGGGTGGGGCAACGCGGGGGCCGGGGGGCAGTCCAGGGACCGCGTCGGCCGCGGCAACCCGCATGGCGCGCTCGGCACGTTTGACAGGGAGATGA
- a CDS encoding ATPase, T2SS/T4P/T4SS family produces MDAQAGHGHNSYFAQEMERLGPIVKDRGLVELCVNPDGRVWVELQGDSAMRLSAQTLSQTEMGDLASNIASTGNSTLGRSRPVISGSVLYEGRAVRYQVVAPPVVDHGHSISMRFFSSIPLEAIALKFLHGKEISLGDRRAALGRELKGLVASGDLDAAAHFCIAHKLNLIVAGGTSTGKTVLARKLISFVPEHERIITIEEAAELIPTQPNTVTLLSDRDNPLRSTDALLTSALRMRPDRLIVGEVRGAEAMTFLEAINTGHGGSITTLHAETPQLAISRLAIAALKSNLPLTYDNMCAYIANSIDVIVQAGRKDGARGITQFYFPALPDEQDPRI; encoded by the coding sequence ATGGACGCCCAGGCGGGCCACGGGCATAACAGCTATTTCGCGCAGGAAATGGAGCGGCTGGGGCCCATCGTGAAGGACCGAGGGCTGGTCGAGCTGTGTGTCAATCCCGATGGCCGCGTCTGGGTCGAGCTGCAAGGCGACAGCGCCATGCGCCTGAGCGCGCAAACCCTGTCGCAGACCGAAATGGGGGATCTGGCCAGCAACATCGCCTCGACCGGCAACAGCACGCTGGGGCGCAGCCGGCCGGTGATTTCGGGCTCGGTCCTCTATGAGGGGCGCGCCGTGCGCTATCAGGTCGTGGCCCCGCCCGTCGTCGATCACGGCCATTCCATCTCGATGCGGTTTTTCTCCAGCATTCCGCTCGAGGCGATTGCGCTGAAGTTTCTGCATGGCAAGGAAATCTCGCTGGGCGACCGGCGCGCGGCTTTGGGGCGCGAGCTGAAGGGGTTGGTTGCGAGTGGCGATCTCGATGCGGCTGCGCACTTTTGCATTGCCCACAAGCTGAACCTCATCGTTGCGGGCGGCACCTCGACCGGCAAGACCGTGCTGGCGCGCAAGCTGATTTCCTTCGTGCCGGAACATGAGCGCATCATCACCATCGAGGAAGCGGCGGAGCTGATCCCCACCCAGCCCAACACCGTCACGCTTCTCTCTGATCGGGACAACCCCCTACGCTCCACCGATGCGCTGCTCACATCCGCGCTGCGCATGCGCCCTGACCGGCTGATCGTGGGAGAGGTGCGCGGGGCCGAGGCCATGACGTTTCTGGAAGCCATCAACACTGGCCATGGCGGATCGATCACTACGCTCCATGCCGAGACCCCGCAGCTTGCGATCTCGCGCCTCGCCATTGCAGCGCTCAAATCCAACCTGCCGCTGACCTATGACAATATGTGCGCCTATATCGCCAATTCGATCGATGTGATCGTCCAGGCCGGGCGCAAGGACGGCGCGCGCGGCATCACCCAATTCTATTTCCCCGCTCTTCCCGATGAACAGGACCCCCGGATATGA
- a CDS encoding TrbI/VirB10 family protein, which translates to MSDPTDLSTRLKALEEDFAAPKAARSNSSLLIFGILGAAAVVGTGVYFALSGPETSPRLATQSAQDFQTGGSAFGDMDVRRDPPPSPERVAEPVPETPSEMTALLEQLSAMQAELVALRDAPAPADDGRASELSDLQAQIRDMQAAADQAGREAQEAARRLDRELAERNRQITRLESELQMARLSQPPDQIAGDTRDLEREALERRRAAAEEARLARLNSPMLAIGGRGGSGEGESAQEASRLDDNEAFVRNVGRPAPVERARVIVNPANTVTQGSVIQASLETAIDSSLPGPIRAVVTQDVHSYDGMRILIPRGSRLIGRYSANIETGQYRAMVAWERIILPDNQSVAIAAYGGDAIGRAGLSGRVNKRFGERFGAAALISLLSSGPALASRDIDNETVRDGATRVSSDLRDATGNLVSDALSLPPVITINQGARVTVMVDRDLEIF; encoded by the coding sequence ATGAGCGACCCCACCGATCTGTCCACCCGTCTCAAGGCGCTCGAGGAAGATTTTGCAGCACCTAAAGCGGCAAGATCCAATTCGTCGTTGCTGATCTTCGGCATTCTGGGCGCGGCAGCGGTGGTCGGCACGGGCGTCTATTTTGCCCTGAGCGGCCCTGAGACCAGCCCGCGCTTGGCCACACAAAGCGCACAGGATTTCCAGACCGGCGGCTCGGCCTTTGGCGATATGGATGTGCGGCGTGACCCGCCGCCTTCACCAGAGCGCGTTGCAGAGCCGGTGCCCGAAACGCCGAGCGAGATGACAGCCCTTCTGGAGCAACTCTCTGCAATGCAGGCGGAGCTGGTTGCGTTGCGCGATGCGCCTGCCCCGGCAGATGACGGGCGCGCCAGTGAACTCTCGGATTTGCAGGCCCAGATCCGGGACATGCAGGCCGCAGCCGATCAGGCCGGACGCGAGGCGCAAGAGGCTGCGCGCAGGCTCGATCGGGAACTCGCGGAACGCAACCGCCAGATCACCCGCCTTGAGAGCGAATTGCAAATGGCACGACTTTCGCAGCCGCCCGACCAGATCGCAGGCGATACCCGCGATTTGGAACGCGAAGCGTTGGAGCGGCGCCGCGCGGCCGCCGAGGAAGCCCGCCTTGCGCGCCTCAATTCGCCCATGCTCGCCATTGGTGGGCGCGGCGGCTCTGGCGAGGGCGAGAGCGCGCAAGAGGCAAGCCGTCTCGATGACAACGAAGCCTTTGTGCGCAATGTCGGTCGACCCGCGCCCGTCGAGCGGGCACGCGTGATCGTCAATCCGGCCAATACAGTGACGCAAGGCAGCGTGATTCAGGCTTCGCTGGAGACCGCGATCGATTCCAGCCTTCCGGGGCCCATTCGCGCAGTCGTCACGCAGGATGTGCATTCCTATGATGGCATGCGCATCCTGATCCCGCGCGGCAGCCGTCTGATCGGGCGCTACTCGGCCAATATCGAAACAGGGCAATACCGCGCGATGGTTGCTTGGGAGCGCATCATCCTGCCCGACAATCAAAGTGTGGCGATTGCGGCCTATGGCGGCGATGCAATTGGACGGGCGGGTCTCTCTGGACGCGTCAACAAGCGCTTTGGTGAACGCTTCGGGGCTGCAGCGCTGATCTCGCTTCTCTCGTCAGGCCCGGCGCTCGCGTCACGCGATATCGACAATGAAACGGTTCGGGACGGAGCCACCCGCGTGTCGAGCGATTTGCGCGATGCAACAGGCAACCTCGTCAGTGACGCGCTCAGCCTGCCACCGGTGATTACCATCAATCAAGGTGCGCGGGTCACAGTCATGGTCGACCGCGATCTGGAGATATTCTGA
- a CDS encoding TrbG/VirB9 family P-type conjugative transfer protein: protein MRFAPQTLGAPARAPMKRAATIALGLLLLSGPLAAEITPRAGPHDARVRDAIYVQGQVYNLVLMLERVTTVELPRGEEIVSVVAGDTQSFDFDAVPGGQAFVIKPKRSGARTNITVFTNRRTYYFVASASRNTAFYSVRFTVPADQTRERGARVPAHRVINTRYGGNDMTAITPIEVWDDGTFTYFRFETTRELPTIFAISDGMERIANSTLQRDGTVRVSGTSPYWVLRLGEIETAIANLGEAR from the coding sequence ATGAGATTTGCACCCCAGACATTGGGCGCTCCGGCGCGCGCGCCGATGAAACGCGCGGCCACCATAGCCCTTGGCCTTTTGCTCCTCTCGGGCCCGCTGGCCGCTGAGATCACCCCGCGCGCCGGCCCACATGATGCCCGCGTGCGCGATGCCATCTATGTCCAGGGCCAAGTCTATAATCTCGTCCTGATGCTCGAGCGCGTCACCACAGTGGAACTGCCGCGCGGCGAGGAAATCGTCTCGGTCGTGGCAGGCGACACACAGAGCTTTGATTTCGACGCGGTCCCTGGAGGACAGGCCTTTGTTATAAAGCCCAAACGCTCAGGCGCGCGCACCAATATCACTGTCTTCACCAACCGGCGGACCTATTATTTCGTGGCCTCGGCTTCCCGGAACACGGCCTTTTATTCGGTGCGCTTCACAGTGCCTGCGGATCAGACCCGTGAGCGCGGCGCGCGCGTGCCCGCGCACCGCGTCATCAACACCCGCTATGGCGGGAACGACATGACGGCAATAACACCCATCGAGGTCTGGGATGACGGGACCTTCACCTATTTTCGCTTTGAGACCACCCGCGAGCTGCCCACGATCTTCGCGATCTCCGACGGGATGGAGCGCATCGCCAATTCCACTCTCCAGCGCGATGGCACGGTCCGCGTGAGCGGAACCAGCCCCTATTGGGTTTTGCGGTTGGGTGAGATCGAGACGGCCATTGCCAATCTTGGAGAGGCGCGATGA
- a CDS encoding virB8 family protein: protein MRGFRRKPQAIPDIGETVTEELVFGALRRERLWQIIALSATGFGIVMGLGMMVVAMKHEMPTPQLVPFDTSTGAAVPWAEVRAISLDEEQAVADAMVFAYVRDRETFNQLDNDQRVRSVMSRSTGDAANTMRSLWSSANPNYPPERYGSARMDVEIISIAPLPGNRAQIRLRKRLRSKEGDQIGNFTVTLAYEFEPAEVREIADVWANPFGFKVREYAITSDRFE, encoded by the coding sequence ATGAGAGGGTTCAGACGCAAACCCCAAGCCATCCCGGATATTGGCGAGACAGTTACCGAAGAGCTGGTCTTCGGGGCGCTGCGCCGCGAACGGCTCTGGCAGATCATCGCACTGAGCGCCACAGGCTTTGGCATAGTGATGGGGCTCGGCATGATGGTTGTCGCGATGAAGCATGAGATGCCCACGCCTCAGCTCGTGCCGTTCGACACATCGACCGGGGCGGCCGTGCCTTGGGCCGAGGTACGCGCGATATCGCTGGATGAAGAGCAAGCCGTCGCTGACGCCATGGTCTTTGCGTATGTGCGCGACCGGGAGACCTTCAACCAGCTCGACAATGATCAGCGCGTGCGCTCGGTGATGAGCCGGTCTACGGGGGATGCGGCCAACACCATGCGCAGCCTGTGGAGCAGTGCAAACCCGAACTACCCGCCCGAGCGCTATGGGTCTGCCCGCATGGATGTCGAGATCATCTCGATCGCCCCTCTCCCGGGAAACCGCGCCCAGATCCGGTTGCGCAAACGCCTGCGCTCCAAGGAAGGCGATCAGATCGGCAATTTCACCGTGACATTGGCCTATGAGTTCGAGCCCGCGGAGGTCCGCGAGATCGCCGATGTCTGGGCCAACCCTTTCGGCTTCAAAGTCCGCGAATACGCCATCACCTCTGACCGGTTCGAATGA
- a CDS encoding type IV secretion system protein encodes MTGRLKTSCLAANLALGFAIAPFMAVVPTPGLAQGVPTFDAQNLTNQIQQLQHMLDDLGIQTDQLDTLLEQVALLGDQLSELQEIHGILTSQNPMSILMGGDLDCLLQQDFESLTGVVSSLSQGDLMGALSGGCGNMAQSVEQVLTSTGLSSATVQQMSQSELPGARRLGQQASAAVVSSAAAQSAHERSNTSVRRIEIMVNEIGTTDGIKESVDHNTLVTAEIGIILLQMLELQAAQTMADGVAGVSTAAQQAEEQAFSDLTMQPLQVQP; translated from the coding sequence ATGACCGGGCGGTTAAAAACAAGCTGCCTTGCCGCAAATCTGGCACTCGGCTTTGCGATAGCACCGTTCATGGCAGTGGTGCCCACGCCCGGCCTTGCCCAGGGCGTGCCGACGTTTGACGCACAAAATCTGACCAATCAGATCCAGCAGCTTCAGCATATGCTCGACGATCTCGGTATTCAGACCGACCAGCTCGACACGCTTCTGGAACAGGTCGCGTTGCTCGGGGATCAACTTTCCGAGCTGCAAGAGATCCATGGCATCCTGACCAGTCAGAATCCAATGTCGATTCTGATGGGCGGCGATCTTGACTGCCTGCTGCAGCAGGATTTCGAAAGCCTCACGGGCGTGGTCAGCAGCCTCTCGCAAGGCGATCTCATGGGCGCGCTCTCGGGCGGATGTGGGAATATGGCCCAGTCCGTGGAACAGGTTCTGACCAGCACGGGCCTTTCATCGGCGACGGTTCAGCAAATGTCGCAATCCGAGCTGCCAGGTGCACGAAGACTGGGCCAGCAGGCCTCCGCGGCGGTGGTTTCCAGTGCGGCAGCACAAAGCGCGCATGAACGCTCGAACACGAGCGTCCGGCGCATCGAAATCATGGTGAACGAGATCGGCACGACCGACGGGATCAAGGAATCCGTCGATCACAATACGCTGGTGACGGCAGAGATCGGAATCATCCTGTTGCAAATGCTGGAGCTGCAGGCCGCACAGACCATGGCCGATGGTGTGGCTGGCGTCTCGACCGCGGCTCAACAGGCCGAAGAACAGGCGTTCTCTGACCTGACCATGCAACCCCTACAGGTGCAGCCATGA